Proteins encoded together in one Hevea brasiliensis isolate MT/VB/25A 57/8 chromosome 16, ASM3005281v1, whole genome shotgun sequence window:
- the LOC131174487 gene encoding uncharacterized protein LOC131174487, with amino-acid sequence MDNENKSKDAKQIDVACVSYQLTSELCAQSTSELFHTTIHTESGLTGPLTLSSCDSNTTFYERNFAEQLDSYAANLKFSHSSESNYSPVSGPAGTHTGYLPLDLLLHQNIDSDVYDSVSHDNTLSFNPTSIKDSCAQFNVNDKEFSCKILIEKSMDRENGKPIIPEVMNSLIMSNSELQITNLIVPHDLTVKLHGAKEADPVEDSSNMLGINDSDLDSPCWKGTMAAYQSTFEDSGPVDSQCLKSRQEALSSLNPLAFQLFPSNNKQNMSSCGNGYGGDNFSFFLETAFSAVNLLSK; translated from the coding sequence ATGGATAATGAGAATAAATCCAAAGATGCCAAGCAGATTGATGTGGCATGTGTCTCTTATCAACTCACATCAGAGTTGTGCGCGCAATCCACATCAGAGTTGTTCCACACCACAATTCATACAGAAAGTGGGCTAACCGGCCCACTGACTCTTAGCTCTTGTGATTCAAACACCACTTTTTATGAGAGAAACTTTGCAGAAcaacttgattcttatgcagcAAACCTGAAATTTTCCCATTCATCAGAAAGTAATTATTCTCCTGTCTCTGGACCGGCGGGCACTCATACAGGTTATTTACCTCTTGATCTTCTGTTGCATCAGAACATAGATTCTGATGTATATGATTCAGTTAGCCATGATAACACTCTGAGTTTTAATCCGACCAGTATAAAGGATTCCTGTGCCCAATTTAATGTCAATGATAAGGAATTTTCCTGTAAAATCTTGATAGAAAAAAGCATGGATAGAGAGAATGGTAAACCTATCATTCCTGAGGTTATGAATTCCTTAATCATGTCGAATTCTGAGCTGCAAATCACAAATCTAATTGTTCCTCATGATTTGACTGTGAAATTGCATGGTGCTAAAGAAGCTGATCCTGTTGAAGATTCGAGCAACATGCTAGGCATAAATGATTCTGATCTGGATTCACCATGCTGGAAGGGAACCATGGCTGCTTATCAATCAACATTTGAAGACTCTGGGCCTGTTGATTCACAATGTCTTAAAAGCAGACAAGAAGCATTAAGTAGTTTGAATCCTCTGGCATTTCAGCTCTTTCCTAGCAATAATAAACAAAATATGAGTTCCTGTGGGAATGGATATGGTGGAGATAATTTCTCATTTTTCCTTGAGACTGCATTCTCAGCTGTTAATTTACTATCTAAGTAA